From the Chloroflexus aurantiacus J-10-fl genome, one window contains:
- a CDS encoding alpha/beta fold hydrolase: protein MSVIHLDNRLAHYEVFGRGQPIIFLHSWIGSWRYWVPIMDIASERHRAYAFDFWGFGESDRRGDQFTVPTYVEMLTQFMDRLGIARATLVGHGMGGMVAILAAHQHPERFNRLLTVCTPLHGQVLAQHIKPGTLSRLLGMNTSQNGWARMVRTLQVADAEIQQEIEEDTSSLSEKVLSQVHESLLETDLRPYIISLQTPLLAVYGGKDPIVNAAHAAFLNELAERPIQLLVLPKASHFPFLEQANTFGRLLLDFLVSQGTAIEIKEEWRRRVNQREYL from the coding sequence ATGAGCGTTATCCACCTCGATAACCGTCTGGCACACTACGAAGTCTTTGGTCGTGGCCAGCCGATCATCTTTCTGCATAGCTGGATCGGTTCGTGGCGCTATTGGGTGCCAATTATGGACATTGCTTCAGAGCGCCATCGCGCCTACGCCTTTGACTTCTGGGGGTTTGGCGAAAGCGACCGCCGTGGCGACCAGTTTACCGTGCCGACGTATGTCGAGATGTTGACTCAATTTATGGATCGTCTTGGTATTGCGCGCGCTACGCTGGTTGGTCACGGCATGGGGGGTATGGTCGCGATCCTCGCTGCTCATCAACACCCTGAGCGATTCAACCGTCTGCTCACCGTCTGTACGCCATTACACGGTCAGGTATTGGCGCAACACATCAAGCCGGGCACACTCTCGCGACTGTTGGGGATGAATACCAGCCAGAATGGCTGGGCACGTATGGTGCGGACATTGCAGGTGGCAGATGCTGAAATTCAGCAGGAGATTGAAGAAGATACGTCGAGCCTGAGTGAGAAGGTATTGTCACAGGTTCACGAGTCGTTGTTAGAGACCGATCTCCGCCCATACATCATCTCCTTGCAGACACCACTGCTGGCGGTCTACGGTGGGAAAGACCCGATTGTCAATGCTGCACATGCCGCATTTCTCAATGAACTGGCGGAGCGTCCGATCCAGTTGCTTGTGCTGCCTAAAGCCAGTCACTTTCCGTTTCTCGAACAGGCAAATACGTTTGGTCGGTTGTTACTCGATTTTCTGGTCTCGCAGGGAACTGCGATTGAGATCAAAGAAGAGTGGCGTCGCCGTGTCAATCAGCGAGAGTATTTGTGA
- a CDS encoding valine--tRNA ligase, whose amino-acid sequence MTDSTAARPLEMDKAYEHRLVEQRLYEWWERNGLFAPRDDAPRPPFVISIPPPNVTGELHLGHAMFVAIEDLLIRWRRMQGYQTLWVPGTDHAGIATQTQVEKLLEREGTSRQAVGREEFLRRTWEWKEKYGGEITRQLRRLGASCDWSRERFTLDPGLSRAVHTAFKRLYDDGLIYRGTYLVNWSPKLQTAVSDLEVEYEERNVSIWYVRYPVRTADWAGPTAPWGSGQWAAGATEFITVATTRPETILGDTAVAVAPGDPRYAHLVGKEAILPALARPLPIIADEYVDPEFGSGAVKITPAHDKNDYEIGKRHHLPMINILNPDATINEAGGPYVGLDRFECRKAILADLEREGLLVKTEPHKMNVGISQRGGEIIEPLLSEQWFVRTRPLADLAIAAVRDGRVRIVPERFEKVYFHWLENIEDWCISRQLWWGHRIPVWYMPDGSIVVPGPDEPPPAEGVQDPDVLDTWFSSGLWPFSTLGWPDETDDYRRFYPTSVMETGYDILFFWVARMMMMGCYFTGQPPFHTVYLHGLVRDEHGRKMSKSFGNVVNPLDIIEQYGADALRYTLVTSGTPGQDVNLNPQRIESARNFANKIWNITRFVISKLGNLPRTESSKVTAESLQTAGYTLADRWILSRYAHLVAEVDRLMEGYNFGEAGRQIHDFLWGEFADWYVEIAKVQLEGDEQRNELTRRVLFTVLDGSLRLLHPFMPFVTEEVWQYLTEAYQRPDPEPATPFAGLGLRTISYATYPEPAPLVAMRDEAAEADWSLVQSLIVAIRNVRSEYKVEPAKLVAATVVAGDRVDLLQAQAALISRLARVAAGDLVIVSELAERPRQAASIVIGSVECFLPLAGMIDLAAEQARLQKELAQAEADVARRTARLNNESFISKAPPHVVQREREGLEAAQAALARLRERLAELA is encoded by the coding sequence ATGACCGATTCGACTGCTGCCCGTCCGTTAGAGATGGATAAAGCCTACGAGCATCGGCTCGTCGAGCAGCGACTCTATGAATGGTGGGAGCGCAATGGTCTCTTCGCACCACGTGATGATGCTCCTCGCCCCCCGTTTGTAATCTCGATTCCGCCACCCAACGTGACCGGTGAGTTGCATCTCGGCCACGCGATGTTTGTCGCCATCGAAGACCTGCTCATCCGCTGGCGGCGCATGCAGGGTTATCAAACGCTCTGGGTGCCCGGTACCGATCACGCCGGGATCGCTACTCAGACGCAGGTCGAGAAGCTGCTTGAACGGGAAGGCACCTCACGCCAGGCGGTTGGTCGAGAAGAGTTCTTACGCCGTACCTGGGAATGGAAAGAGAAGTACGGTGGTGAGATCACGCGCCAGTTGCGTCGGTTAGGGGCATCGTGTGATTGGTCGCGCGAGCGCTTTACGCTCGATCCCGGTCTATCCCGTGCTGTGCATACCGCCTTCAAACGGTTGTACGACGATGGCCTGATCTATCGCGGCACCTACCTGGTCAACTGGTCGCCCAAATTGCAGACGGCGGTTAGCGATCTCGAAGTAGAGTACGAGGAGCGCAACGTTTCCATCTGGTACGTGCGCTATCCCGTTCGCACGGCAGATTGGGCCGGCCCGACAGCACCCTGGGGATCGGGACAGTGGGCGGCTGGCGCGACGGAGTTTATCACTGTAGCAACCACACGCCCTGAGACGATTCTGGGTGATACAGCGGTAGCGGTTGCTCCTGGCGATCCGCGTTATGCCCATCTGGTCGGCAAAGAGGCGATTCTGCCGGCGCTCGCCCGTCCGCTGCCGATTATTGCCGATGAGTATGTTGATCCCGAATTCGGCTCTGGAGCAGTCAAGATTACACCCGCCCACGACAAGAATGACTACGAAATCGGTAAGCGTCATCACTTGCCGATGATCAATATTCTCAATCCTGACGCGACGATCAACGAGGCCGGTGGCCCTTACGTTGGTCTGGATCGCTTTGAGTGCCGCAAGGCCATCCTCGCCGATCTCGAACGCGAAGGACTGCTGGTCAAGACCGAGCCGCACAAGATGAATGTCGGGATCAGCCAGCGTGGTGGCGAGATCATTGAACCACTCCTCTCGGAACAGTGGTTTGTGCGGACACGCCCGCTGGCCGATCTGGCGATTGCTGCGGTACGCGATGGCCGGGTGCGGATCGTGCCCGAACGCTTCGAGAAGGTCTATTTCCACTGGCTCGAAAACATTGAAGATTGGTGTATCTCGCGTCAGCTCTGGTGGGGGCATCGGATTCCGGTCTGGTATATGCCCGATGGTTCGATTGTGGTGCCCGGCCCTGATGAGCCACCGCCGGCTGAGGGTGTGCAAGACCCCGATGTCCTCGACACCTGGTTTAGCTCAGGTCTGTGGCCGTTCAGCACGCTCGGCTGGCCCGACGAAACCGACGATTACCGCCGGTTCTATCCCACCAGCGTGATGGAGACCGGGTACGACATTCTCTTCTTCTGGGTGGCCCGAATGATGATGATGGGCTGCTACTTCACCGGTCAGCCACCCTTCCACACCGTCTATCTGCACGGCCTGGTGCGCGATGAGCATGGCCGCAAGATGTCGAAGTCGTTCGGTAATGTGGTCAATCCACTCGACATTATTGAGCAGTACGGTGCCGATGCGCTACGGTATACGCTGGTGACCAGTGGTACGCCCGGTCAGGACGTGAACCTGAACCCCCAGCGCATTGAGTCGGCACGCAATTTTGCCAATAAAATCTGGAACATTACCCGCTTCGTCATCAGCAAGCTCGGCAACCTGCCGCGCACCGAGTCCAGCAAAGTGACTGCTGAGTCGCTCCAGACCGCAGGCTACACCCTGGCCGACCGCTGGATTCTCTCGCGCTATGCCCATCTGGTGGCCGAGGTAGATCGCCTGATGGAAGGCTACAATTTCGGCGAAGCCGGTCGCCAGATTCACGATTTTCTCTGGGGCGAGTTTGCCGACTGGTATGTCGAGATTGCCAAAGTGCAGCTCGAAGGTGATGAACAGCGGAACGAATTGACCCGGCGCGTGCTGTTCACCGTACTCGACGGTAGCCTGCGCCTGCTCCACCCCTTCATGCCATTCGTCACCGAAGAGGTCTGGCAATACCTGACCGAAGCCTACCAACGGCCTGATCCTGAACCGGCTACACCGTTTGCCGGGCTTGGTCTGCGCACAATCAGCTATGCAACGTATCCAGAGCCGGCACCGCTGGTGGCGATGCGTGATGAAGCGGCAGAAGCCGATTGGTCATTAGTCCAATCCTTGATCGTGGCAATTCGCAACGTGCGCAGTGAGTACAAAGTTGAACCGGCGAAGCTGGTTGCAGCGACGGTCGTTGCCGGCGACCGCGTCGACCTTTTGCAGGCACAGGCTGCGCTGATTAGCCGACTGGCCCGTGTTGCAGCCGGTGATCTGGTGATCGTGAGCGAACTGGCCGAAAGACCGCGACAGGCGGCTTCGATAGTAATCGGCTCGGTGGAATGCTTCCTGCCGCTGGCCGGTATGATCGATCTCGCCGCAGAACAGGCGCGCTTGCAGAAAGAGTTGGCCCAGGCTGAAGCTGATGTGGCCCGGCGTACAGCCCGGCTAAACAACGAAAGTTTTATCAGCAAAGCCCCTCCCCATGTCGTTCAGCGCGAGCGCGAAGGGCTGGAAGCCGCGCAGGCAGCCCTGGCCCGACTACGCGAGCGCCTTGCCGAACTGGCCTGA
- a CDS encoding ABC transporter ATP-binding protein: MQQPLIQLNNITKVYVMGETEVHALRGISLSIQQGEMVAIMGPSGSGKSTLMNIIGCLDRPTSGEYLLEGVNVGELSDDELAIIRNEKIGFVFQQYMLLQRTTALRNVELPMLYGRGRPDRQERARRALEAVGMGDRLHHRPNELSGGQQQRVAIARALVNEPRIIMADEPTGALDTRTGAEIMGIFQRLNAEQGITVILVTHEHDVAQYAERIISVRDGVIADDQPVKQRAMVRG; this comes from the coding sequence ATGCAACAACCGCTCATTCAACTCAACAATATTACCAAAGTGTACGTCATGGGAGAAACCGAAGTCCACGCGCTGCGCGGGATTTCGCTGAGTATTCAGCAAGGTGAGATGGTCGCGATTATGGGGCCATCAGGGAGTGGAAAAAGTACGCTGATGAATATCATCGGCTGTCTTGATCGGCCAACATCAGGCGAGTATTTGCTGGAAGGGGTAAATGTTGGTGAGCTAAGTGATGATGAGCTGGCGATCATTCGTAATGAGAAGATCGGGTTTGTCTTTCAGCAGTACATGCTGCTCCAGCGCACAACCGCGCTACGGAATGTTGAACTGCCAATGCTTTATGGCAGAGGGCGGCCTGATCGCCAGGAACGGGCGCGACGTGCATTGGAAGCGGTAGGCATGGGAGACCGGCTCCACCACCGGCCAAACGAGTTATCCGGTGGACAGCAGCAACGGGTAGCCATTGCACGGGCGCTGGTCAACGAGCCACGTATCATCATGGCTGATGAGCCAACCGGTGCTCTTGACACCCGTACCGGCGCAGAGATTATGGGCATCTTTCAGCGGTTGAATGCTGAACAAGGGATTACAGTCATCCTCGTCACCCATGAACACGACGTTGCCCAATACGCCGAGCGCATTATCAGCGTGCGCGATGGTGTGATCGCAGACGACCAGCCGGTTAAACAGCGTGCGATGGTGCGAGGGTAA
- a CDS encoding FHA domain-containing protein — MIICPSCGAQNDPTNRFCDQCGRRLAEPTSSSVPLMVSPDQPTALAPSCPACGATVLPGERFCSICGADLMTTPPVPAAGNDQATLIAPPAGPTAADAPTVIAPPPAANEPTIIAPPPVAPAEPPTAADAPTVIAPPPTANEPTIISPPPAAPAGPSAADAPTVIAPTANEPTIIAPPPAAPAGPTAADAPTVFAPSPVVEGPTIVELPSAADAEPPVTETPAVVTPPPDAPAEPPHPPVAQMSSAPVVADISAERARLEALLAAHQETVAQYEQMAARYPAGSVPAFILAGLDAARAELAKTEAELAALPSGPDPAEIARLEGLLTAHRETVAQYEQMAARYPAGSVPAFILAGLDAARAELAKTEAELAALLGNAPTPAPAAVAHPAAPTPIGTPVSILPAPEACLVLADGSEITLAPGRSEYIIGREDPVSNIFPEIDLTPYGGELGGVSRQHAKIVHIGNQWSIVDLNSTNHTRVNGQRIEPQTPTPISDGTKLQFGRLVATFHVKS; from the coding sequence ATGATTATCTGTCCCTCTTGCGGTGCCCAGAATGATCCAACCAATCGCTTTTGTGACCAATGCGGCAGACGGTTGGCTGAGCCGACTTCGTCATCGGTACCGCTTATGGTGTCTCCCGATCAACCAACTGCACTCGCGCCATCCTGCCCGGCTTGCGGTGCGACTGTGTTGCCCGGTGAACGATTTTGTAGTATTTGTGGCGCTGACCTGATGACAACCCCGCCAGTACCGGCTGCTGGAAACGATCAGGCTACGTTGATTGCGCCACCTGCCGGGCCAACCGCCGCCGATGCGCCGACGGTAATCGCACCGCCACCTGCGGCGAACGAGCCGACGATCATCGCCCCACCTCCCGTCGCACCTGCCGAGCCACCAACCGCCGCCGATGCGCCGACGGTAATCGCACCGCCGCCGACGGCGAACGAGCCGACGATTATCTCCCCACCTCCCGCCGCACCTGCTGGGCCATCAGCCGCCGATGCGCCGACGGTGATTGCGCCGACGGCGAACGAGCCGACGATTATCGCCCCACCTCCCGCCGCACCTGCCGGGCCAACCGCCGCCGATGCACCGACGGTGTTCGCTCCGTCACCAGTGGTTGAAGGGCCGACGATTGTTGAGCTACCATCAGCAGCCGATGCTGAACCACCGGTCACTGAAACACCAGCCGTCGTCACACCACCACCCGACGCACCTGCTGAGCCACCACATCCACCGGTTGCCCAAATGTCATCAGCACCTGTGGTTGCTGATATTTCCGCTGAACGTGCACGCCTTGAAGCACTGCTGGCTGCCCATCAGGAGACGGTGGCGCAGTACGAACAGATGGCGGCCCGCTATCCGGCAGGTAGCGTCCCTGCATTTATCCTCGCCGGTCTTGATGCAGCGCGGGCTGAACTAGCTAAAACCGAAGCTGAACTCGCTGCGCTACCCAGCGGCCCAGACCCGGCTGAAATTGCCCGATTGGAAGGGCTACTCACTGCCCATCGCGAGACAGTGGCACAGTACGAACAGATGGCGGCCCGCTATCCGGCTGGCAGCGTCCCCGCATTTATCCTCGCCGGTCTTGATGCAGCGCGGGCTGAACTGGCTAAAACCGAGGCTGAACTTGCGGCGCTGTTAGGAAACGCTCCAACACCTGCGCCTGCTGCGGTCGCGCATCCGGCAGCACCAACACCAATTGGCACGCCAGTCTCAATTCTTCCTGCCCCAGAGGCATGTCTGGTACTGGCCGATGGGAGTGAGATCACACTAGCACCGGGCAGGAGCGAATACATTATCGGGCGAGAAGACCCGGTGAGTAATATTTTTCCGGAAATCGATCTAACCCCATACGGCGGCGAATTAGGCGGGGTGAGCCGTCAACACGCAAAGATTGTCCATATCGGCAATCAGTGGAGTATTGTTGATCTCAACAGTACCAATCATACCCGTGTCAACGGGCAGCGCATCGAACCACAGACGCCAACACCGATCAGTGACGGCACAAAACTCCAGTTCGGCAGACTGGTTGCCACATTTCACGTGAAGTCATAA
- a CDS encoding vWA domain-containing protein, giving the protein MADTITLTCQWGRAPIPSSTTPQVGYLLVEAVAPATLAPSLPLNLCFVLDRSGSMQGAKLDNLKAATRRVIEQLQPTDIAAIVIFDDTVQTLIPATPVGDRSALLAAVDSISEAGGTAMSLGMQAGQVELQKHLGSDRLSRMLLLTDGQTWGDEPLCRDLARSLGQAGVQIVAFGLGTEWNEQLLDDIAAASNGYSDYIAAPEQIGTFFQQAVHEAQATVATETRLLLRFVRDATPRTVYRVKPVIANLGYQPIGESTVAVRLGDLVGGQPAAVLIDLMIPPRAKGRFRIAQAELHTKPIHQSSELVIKQDILLDVADQVGTESYNPAVMNLVERVTAFKLQTQALNEMTSGNVAGATQKLRAAATRLLDLGELELAEKAQQQAVALEQGQQLSPQAQKELRYATRRLTQRLDDH; this is encoded by the coding sequence ATGGCTGATACAATAACTCTAACCTGCCAGTGGGGACGTGCACCGATTCCATCCTCGACCACCCCGCAAGTTGGATATTTGCTCGTTGAAGCGGTAGCGCCGGCCACCCTGGCCCCCTCCCTTCCCCTCAACCTTTGCTTCGTGCTCGACCGTTCGGGGTCGATGCAGGGGGCAAAGCTCGATAATTTGAAAGCCGCAACCCGGCGGGTGATTGAGCAATTACAACCAACTGACATCGCAGCAATCGTCATCTTTGATGATACGGTACAGACATTGATCCCGGCTACCCCTGTCGGTGACCGCTCGGCACTGCTGGCTGCTGTCGACTCGATCAGCGAGGCCGGAGGTACGGCTATGTCGCTGGGAATGCAGGCCGGTCAGGTTGAACTCCAGAAGCACCTCGGTTCTGACCGACTCAGTCGCATGCTGTTGCTCACCGACGGTCAGACCTGGGGAGATGAACCGCTCTGTCGCGATCTGGCTCGATCATTAGGTCAGGCCGGGGTACAGATTGTCGCTTTTGGGCTGGGCACCGAATGGAATGAGCAGCTTCTCGACGATATTGCCGCAGCCAGTAACGGCTATAGCGACTATATTGCTGCGCCAGAACAGATCGGCACCTTCTTTCAGCAAGCCGTGCACGAAGCGCAGGCAACAGTAGCAACCGAGACCCGTCTGCTCTTACGGTTTGTGCGTGATGCCACGCCACGTACCGTCTATCGCGTTAAACCGGTTATTGCCAATCTTGGCTATCAGCCGATTGGTGAATCGACTGTCGCCGTGCGTCTCGGCGATCTGGTTGGTGGACAGCCGGCAGCAGTTCTGATTGATCTGATGATTCCGCCACGGGCGAAAGGTCGGTTTCGGATTGCGCAGGCTGAACTTCACACCAAACCGATTCATCAGAGCAGTGAGCTTGTGATTAAGCAAGACATCCTGCTCGATGTAGCCGATCAGGTTGGGACGGAAAGTTACAACCCGGCGGTCATGAATCTGGTTGAGCGGGTTACTGCGTTTAAGCTGCAAACACAAGCGCTTAACGAAATGACCAGTGGCAATGTGGCCGGTGCCACCCAGAAACTGCGTGCAGCCGCCACTCGTTTACTTGATCTCGGCGAACTGGAGCTGGCAGAGAAGGCCCAGCAACAGGCTGTAGCGCTCGAACAGGGTCAACAACTCAGCCCGCAAGCCCAGAAAGAGCTGCGCTATGCGACACGCCGGCTCACGCAACGTTTAGATGATCACTAG
- a CDS encoding serine/threonine-protein kinase produces the protein MRCPQCGASVHDQIIFCPECGARIRREEVPATTPPLQVLQGRYELRRRLGAGGMGSVYLATDRRLSTAQWAVKEMSDTAITSPLERQQAQAAFQQEAELLARLSHPSLPRVTDHFEENGRHYLVMEFVPGENLRDYVNRVGLPRPLHEVLRWTAQICEVLAYLHTQQPPIIFRDLKPTNIMITPEGTIKLVDFGIARLFKPDKERDTQAFGTPGYSAPEQYGRGQTDARSDIYSLGVLMHHLLTGHDPSTTPFRLPPITQLNPSVPAYIAAAIARATDNDPSRRFASVIEFQQALFGSQQLVNVQPGVASVAARSGPIGSEVTAVTPSTGMAIAGRWIGIISDVLMVVAIILAAFTLFGADELFGGFGLILAMGAILFALIGGTLSLIALVSPNTAQTLHGRRDAAIGFASSSGAFLLCCVLGFMIAQMGS, from the coding sequence ATGAGATGTCCACAATGTGGCGCTAGTGTACACGATCAGATTATCTTCTGCCCGGAATGTGGAGCACGGATCCGCAGAGAGGAAGTACCGGCCACAACCCCGCCACTTCAGGTGTTGCAGGGACGCTATGAGCTGCGACGGCGACTCGGCGCAGGTGGAATGGGATCGGTCTATCTGGCCACAGATCGACGACTCAGTACCGCCCAATGGGCGGTTAAGGAGATGAGCGACACCGCTATCACCTCACCGCTTGAGCGCCAGCAGGCCCAGGCTGCATTCCAGCAAGAGGCAGAATTACTGGCGAGATTGAGCCATCCTTCCTTACCGCGGGTCACCGATCACTTTGAAGAGAATGGTCGGCACTACCTGGTTATGGAGTTTGTGCCCGGCGAGAACTTGCGCGATTATGTTAATCGCGTAGGGTTGCCGCGCCCCCTGCACGAAGTCTTGCGCTGGACTGCCCAGATTTGTGAGGTGCTGGCCTACCTGCATACCCAGCAGCCACCGATCATCTTTCGCGATCTGAAACCGACGAACATCATGATCACGCCGGAAGGCACAATCAAGCTGGTTGATTTCGGCATTGCCCGACTTTTCAAGCCAGACAAGGAGCGCGATACGCAGGCATTCGGTACCCCTGGCTACAGCGCCCCCGAACAGTACGGTCGTGGGCAGACCGATGCCCGCTCCGACATTTACAGCCTCGGCGTCTTGATGCACCATCTGCTCACCGGTCACGATCCCAGCACCACGCCGTTTCGCTTACCGCCGATCACGCAACTCAATCCCTCGGTACCGGCGTATATAGCAGCGGCGATTGCCCGCGCCACAGATAACGATCCGAGCCGCCGCTTTGCCAGTGTGATCGAGTTCCAGCAGGCACTGTTTGGCAGCCAACAACTGGTCAATGTGCAACCAGGCGTTGCATCAGTAGCTGCTCGCTCCGGCCCTATTGGCAGTGAGGTTACTGCCGTTACACCCAGTACCGGAATGGCCATCGCCGGGCGCTGGATCGGAATCATTAGTGATGTGTTGATGGTGGTTGCGATCATCCTGGCAGCCTTTACCCTTTTCGGCGCCGATGAGTTGTTCGGTGGCTTCGGGTTAATTCTCGCTATGGGAGCAATCCTGTTCGCGCTCATTGGTGGTACTCTCAGCCTGATTGCTCTGGTCAGTCCGAATACGGCTCAAACACTACACGGGCGGCGCGATGCGGCTATTGGCTTTGCGAGTAGTAGCGGCGCCTTTCTACTCTGTTGTGTGTTAGGTTTCATGATTGCACAGATGGGATCATAA
- a CDS encoding Stp1/IreP family PP2C-type Ser/Thr phosphatase, whose translation MRCSTCGTENRSNARCCAGCGQPLPGREPLPVTDACLSTMLTQAIDPLTSPLSGEEEMMEANLPLFANRFAPTYPLPDPWPVGPLEVRDLAPWQRCWACGSVANEANESYCIDCGAALEVRTYPAFLSVRTMPQGPALISRLADPLARAMLPDIVDQYEFDEWQLTVLLDQELQPLNSPLDETTALTIGAALARLLVSLHSAGISLGTFTIDDLGLIGPTQVCLRHANHLRLVSDDERATAFQTDLRVLTDVLERLTAIPRTTQRLDEATIIDAEQATDSLGTILRQIRTGELTDATAVARRLEALRDERTHPVPLLQVAGAYSDVGRVRDHNEDSLFKLTLCLENNGQRQSWGLYIVADGMGGHAAGEVASGLAVRHAAQTIIDSYLQQMLAGPRLYHEADMQSLVRQAVLAANEAIYNEGRAQANDMGSTLTMALVVGDRAVVANVGDSRTYLFRDGKLQRISQDHSLVMRLVELGHLSEDEIYSHPQRNAVLRSLGDRAEPEIDLFQVHLRPGDALLLCSDGQWEMTRDPVMERIITEEADPQEACKALVAAANQAGGEDNIAVILVRLSL comes from the coding sequence ATGCGCTGTTCGACATGTGGTACCGAGAATCGTTCCAATGCCCGTTGCTGCGCCGGCTGCGGTCAACCCTTACCAGGGCGAGAACCCTTGCCGGTTACCGACGCTTGCCTGAGCACAATGCTGACCCAGGCAATTGATCCACTCACATCACCGCTCAGCGGTGAGGAGGAGATGATGGAAGCGAACCTGCCTCTCTTTGCCAATCGGTTTGCCCCAACCTATCCGTTGCCCGACCCGTGGCCCGTTGGCCCACTGGAAGTGCGTGATCTGGCACCGTGGCAGCGGTGCTGGGCCTGCGGCTCGGTCGCGAATGAAGCCAATGAGTCGTATTGCATCGATTGTGGTGCTGCCCTCGAAGTGCGTACATATCCGGCTTTTTTATCGGTACGCACAATGCCACAAGGGCCAGCACTCATCTCGCGCCTGGCTGACCCCCTGGCACGAGCGATGTTACCTGATATTGTCGATCAATATGAATTTGATGAGTGGCAATTGACGGTCCTGCTCGATCAGGAACTGCAACCACTGAACAGTCCTCTTGATGAGACAACAGCGCTTACGATAGGCGCTGCGCTGGCCCGCTTGCTGGTTAGTCTCCATAGTGCTGGTATAAGCCTGGGAACATTCACCATCGACGATCTCGGTCTTATTGGACCGACGCAGGTTTGCCTCCGCCACGCCAATCATTTGCGCCTGGTCAGTGATGATGAACGGGCAACAGCATTTCAGACCGATTTGCGCGTACTGACCGATGTGTTGGAACGATTGACTGCCATCCCAAGAACCACCCAGCGGCTGGACGAAGCTACTATCATTGATGCCGAACAGGCAACTGACAGCCTGGGGACTATCCTGCGCCAGATTCGTACCGGTGAACTGACTGATGCAACTGCGGTTGCCAGGCGACTGGAAGCGCTGCGTGATGAACGAACACATCCGGTACCGCTCTTGCAGGTAGCCGGCGCATACAGTGATGTTGGGCGGGTGCGCGATCACAATGAAGATAGCCTGTTCAAACTTACCCTCTGCCTGGAAAACAACGGTCAACGACAGAGCTGGGGATTGTACATCGTTGCTGATGGTATGGGTGGGCACGCCGCAGGTGAAGTAGCCAGCGGGCTGGCAGTACGGCATGCGGCCCAGACAATTATTGACTCGTATCTGCAACAAATGCTGGCCGGCCCTCGTCTGTATCACGAAGCCGACATGCAATCACTGGTACGTCAGGCAGTGCTGGCAGCGAATGAGGCGATTTACAACGAAGGCCGTGCGCAGGCAAACGATATGGGTTCAACCTTAACCATGGCGCTGGTGGTCGGTGATCGGGCAGTGGTAGCTAACGTCGGCGATAGTCGCACCTATCTCTTTCGCGACGGTAAGCTGCAACGGATCAGTCAAGATCACTCGCTGGTCATGCGGCTGGTCGAACTTGGACATCTCAGCGAAGACGAGATCTATTCGCATCCACAGCGAAATGCCGTCTTGCGATCACTCGGTGATCGCGCTGAGCCGGAGATCGATCTGTTTCAGGTTCACCTGCGTCCCGGCGATGCGCTCTTGCTTTGTTCAGATGGTCAGTGGGAAATGACACGTGATCCGGTCATGGAACGTATCATTACTGAGGAAGCCGATCCACAAGAAGCCTGCAAAGCGCTGGTAGCAGCGGCAAACCAGGCAGGTGGTGAAGACAACATCGCGGTTATCCTGGTGAGACTAAGCCTATGA